Within Azoarcus sp. DD4, the genomic segment ATGCCGTGGCTGGGGCACTGCGCGTCCAGCTCGGGCGGCACGTTCTGGCCCTCGGTGATCAGCGCGAAGTCGTCGCAGAAGACGCAGGCATGGCGCTCGACCTGGCTGTCCGGCAGGTGCGACTGCGAGACGTGCAGCGGCAGATAGCTCAGCGGGCAGTCGTCGTCGTAGGAAATCGCCAGCAGCCGCTGCACGGACAGGCCATCGTAGCCGCGGACGAAGGGGTTTTTGGAATGAGACATGGGATTCCTCCAGCAGAGGATGGCCGAGGCAATCCCCTGCCGGGGATTGAACCCCAGTAGGTGGATGAAGTGGCAGCCGGTCAGCCGGCCGCGGCATCGGGCCGCCCTGATGGCGGGCGGTGCAGTTCAGTGGAAGATGCTGATTCGGGACATGGCCGCTCCTGCGAAAGGAAGGAGGGACATAGCCCCGAACGGGGACGCATGTCCCTCGTGGGGTGGGATGAAAAGACGGTGGGTTGCCAGGCGCGGCTCACCAGCCGTTGTAGTGCAGCGTGAGGTCGGCGATGACCTGGCGCCGTTCCAGATCGAGGCCGCCGAAGTCGGACAGCCCCTCGAAGCCGCAACGCTTGAGCATCGCGCCGCCCTCGCGGGAGTTGTAGAAGCTCACCATCGCGGACAGGAACATGCGTTGACCGCTGCTCAGCACGCCCAAGGCGTCGTTGAGCATCAGCATGTTGGGCCGCAGGTCCCACTTAGTGGTGGCACGCTGCAGACCTTCGCGTGTGCCGTCGCCGAACCACTCGTGGCCGGCGATCTGCGCGCCGCGCTTCCAGGCCTCGAAGAAGGCCTGCGGTGCAGCGTCGAAGTGCGCCTGTTCCAGCGCCATCTGATCGAGCACGTCTTCGGGTAAAGACAGATTCATGAGAGAACTCCTTGAAGGGTGGGAATCAGGGGTGAGCGCGCTGTGTCCAGGCATGGGTATCCAGGGCGCGCTGTGCTGCGAGGTGGTTCGGGAAATACTCGACGGACTCCCGCGATACCGGGCCTTCGTCGTCTTGCGTGCCGATGTAGTGGCCGGCCGCGCTGCGCAGCACCTGTAGCGGCAAACGCTTGCCGGTCCAGGCCAGCGCCAGCGCACCACTGCGCACTGCGGTTGCAGAGGAAGATGCGGAAGGTTCAGACATGCCGTGCTCCTTGGTGGGTCGGGGAGCACGCATCCCGCAGGGGATGGGGTTCCCCTCGGGTGGTTGAGAAAAGTGCATCGTCGCCAGGCCGGCGAGCGTCCGCGGTGGGCGATGCGAAGCGGACTGGATCGGTCAACGCGGCGAACCGCGTTGCAGTCTTGAAGACCGAGACTGCCAGGGCATGCCGCTGACGACTGTCAGCAACGCATGGCGTGAGGATGGGCGCGAGGCATGGCTGCCGTCGCAGGGAAAACCGAATCGCGGACGGCCCGCTTTAGGGCAGGCCCGCGTCACGGGACAAGGCAAGGACCAGGGCGCCGAAGGCCACGCGGGCCTTCGGCTGGAGAGGAAGGAAAACCACCTGTGGGCTGCGTCAGCGCAGGCCGTCGTCAAAGCCGTTCGCTGCGTCAGCAATCGCACCCGGCCCGTTTCGTGGCTGGGGCCGGAAACCTCTGGCGTGCATCCACACACAAAGGGAGCCCGTTGTTCCGCCGGCGGGCACCGGCACGGAATACCCTCGGCCCAAGGGGCCTCCTCACGGCTCGCGCGGCGGCAAGGCGTCAGGAAGCCCCTCGTGGCCGAGGCAAGGCACACCGATCAAGGGAATGGCGGCGGGCGCGATTCGTGGAGCAATGACCTTCTCGCCCCGTCGCCCGATGGTGGGCAGACGGGGCGCGCACACCGTTGCAGAAGGAGACGCGCGCTTTGGAGTCCCGCGCGGTGCGGGACGTTTGCCTCGCCGCCAGTGAAGGGCCGGCGCGGCAGGGGGAAGCGAGGATCAGGACGCCTTGGAGGCAGCGCGCCGCTTGCGCGGTGCGCTGCGCCGGCCCGTCGGGGACTCGATCGGCAACGTGCCCTTGCAGTCCGGGTAGCGCGAGCAGGACCAGAACGCGCCGCTTTTGCCCGTGCGCTGCTGCATCGGTGCGCCGCACTGCGGGCAGGCCGGCGCCGGCGGCAGCTTGAGCGAGAGCGTTGCGCCGCGGTACTGCTGCACGAGCTGGCCGACCCACACGGACTGCTTCTCGATGAAGGTGTCCAGCGCCATCTGGCCGGCCTCGATCATGTCGAGCGCCTGCTCCCACACCGCCGTGGTGCCGGGGTCGGCGATGGCCGAGGGCACCGCGTCGATGAGCGTGAATGCCGCGTTGGAAGCGCGGACGGCGCGGCCTTTCTTGACCAGGTAGCCGCGACCGATCAGACCGTTGATGATGTTGGCGCGTGTCGCCTCGGTGCCAATGCCGGTGGTATCTCGCAGCTTCTGTTTCAGCCGCGGGTCGGTCACGAACTTGGCGACGGTCTTCATGGCCTTGATCAGCTCGCCCTGCGTGTAGGGCTTGGGCGGCAGCGTCTTCAGCGCCTTGAGATCCACCTTGCCGACCGGGCAGGACAAGCCCGCATGCAGGGCGGGCAGCACCTGGCTGCGCTGCGCATCCTCGCCATCGGCATCGTCCGGCCCTGGCGTCGCCAGCACCTCGCGCCAGCCGGTGACGGCGATCTGCTTGCCCACGGCCGCCAGCGACTGACTGCTGCACGAGAACTGCGCTACCGTCCGGTCGAACTCATGGTGCGGGAGGAACTGCGCGAGGTAATGGGCGCGGATCAGCCGGTAGACGGCGAGTTCCTTCTCGTTCATGGCCGATAGGTTGGTGGGCTCCAGCGTCGGGATGATGCCGTGGTGAGCCGACACCTTGCCGTCGTTCCATGCACGCGAACGCTGTTGGCGATCCAGGCGCTCGATCAGCGGCCGCAAGCTGGGGTCGGTCTTGACCAGGCCGTCGAGTACGGTCGGTACCTCAGCCAGCATGCTCTCGGGCAGGTAGCCCGAATCCGAGCGCGGATACGTTGTCGCCTTGTGCGTCTCGTACAGCGCCTGGGCAATGTCCAGCGTCTCCTGCACGTCGAGGCCCAACTGCTTGGAGCACACCTCCTGCAGCGTGCCCAGGTCGAACGGCAGCGGCGGTGCCTCGCGCACGCGCTCGGTGTCCACCGACACGACCTGCGCATCGCGTGCCGCGCGAATGCGATCCGCAGCCTGCTGCGCCACCGGCTGCTGAAGGCAGCGACCCGCTGCATCCGTACTGCCTTCGGGCGGTATCCAGCTCGCGGTGAAGGATTGGCCGGCATGGGATAGCAGCACATCCACGGCCCAATACGGCATGGAGACGAATCGCGCGATCTCGCGATCACGATCCACCACCAGCTTCAGCGTCGGCGTCTGCACGCGCCCCACCGACAGCACGCCGGTATAGCCGGCCTGGCGCCCCAGCAGTGTGAACAAGCGGCTCAGGTTCATCCCGATCAGCCAGTCGGCGCGCGATCGGGCGAGTGCGGAGAAGTACAGCGGCAGCGTCTCGGCGGACGGCTTGAGCGCACCCAGCGCTTTGCGGATCGACGCATCGTTGAGCGCCGACAGCCACAGGCGCTGAATCGGCCCGCGGTAGCCGCATAGGTCGATGATCTCGCGGGCGATCATCTCGCCCTCGCGGTCGGCGTCGGTCGCTATCACCAGCTCGCCCGCCTTGGCGACGAGCTGCTGCACGACCTTGAATTGCGCTGCGGTCGCCGCCTTGGGCTCGACACGCCAACGCTCAGGAAGAATGGGCAGTTGCTCGATGGCCCAGCGCTTGTATTGTTCGCCGTAGCCTTCGGGCGGAACCGCTTCCACCAGATGACCGATGCACCAGGTCACGACGACACCCGCGCCGCTGTAGCAGCCGTTGCCGCGTTGACCGGCACCCAGCACACGGGCGATGTCCTTGCCCTGGGACGGCTTCTCGCACAGGAACACGCGCATGAAGCCTCCTTGGAAATGTGCGGTTCATCGGATGGGCGTCAGCTTGGCGGGGCCACGAGATGCCGGCAGCAAGGAAGCCGATTGATGCAGACACCGCTTTGTGATCGGCAGGCGGTCCGTTGCCGCAGCGGTGTGCATAGATCGCAGGAGCTGGCGCAGCAAGAGCGTCGTTTCGGGAGGGCGGCTGGAACTCCGTGGACGACCTTGGAGCTATCCCCTGGGGATAGCTCGCTGGTGCATCGCGGGCGTATGACGGTTGCTACAGTCGCCCTCGGGGGAACGGCGATGGGCGAATTACTGTCCGCCGGCCGGCTTGGTGCTGAGCGCCACCGACTCGATGCGGTACGGCAGGATGCCCACGCGCCGCGCCTCGACCTTGAACGTCACGCGCTCGTTCTCGTCGGCGTCCTCCCATTCGTCGCGCACGGTGCGGCCCTCGACCAGCACCCGCATACCTTTCTGGTACAGCGTCTTCCAGTGCTCGGCGTCGCGGTGCCACAGCTCCACGGGCGCCCAGAAGCCGCCGCGATCTTCGTACTCGCCGTCCTTCTTCGGGATCGGGTTGTCGAAGTAGACGTTCAGGCGAAGCAGCCGGCGCGGCTCGTCGTTGCCGTTCGGAAATTCGCGGTAGTCCGGCGCAGAACCGATGTTGCCCTCGCCGACGAAGTGCGTGCTCATGGTGACTCCTTGGTGGTGGGTGGAACGGCCGCGGTATGCCCGTGGACACGCCGCAGGTAAGCCGCTTCGGCCTGGGCGGCCTTGCTGGCGCATTCCAGGGCTTGGCGAGCGATGCTGTGGATCAGGCTGATCTGCATGTTCAGCACGATGCGCTGCAGTTCGATCGCGTACAGCTCGTCGATCAGCGAGGCCGGCGTCGCGGGGTTGGCCAGCAGGGCCTCCCACAACGCCACACCCATGGAGGAACGGTCGAGGTTGCGCCAGCGCAGGAAGGTCGTCCCTGCGCCAGTGGCCTGCTGGGCCAGTTGCACGTCGAGCAGGCTGAAGGGGTAGGCGCGTGCCTGGGGCAGCACACGCCGCTGCGCCAGGCCAATCACGTCGTCGCGCAGCGCTGCGCACTGGCTGGCCCAGGTCTCCAGACTCCCCTTACCCTTAAAAGGCTGTAAAAGGCCTTTTAGGTAGCCTGCCTGTTCCAGCCGCTGGAAGTCCGCCTGTTCCAGCGCCACGAAGCGCGTGGAGTGACCGATGGGGGGCGATGCCGTCATGCGTCAGCACCCTCATTACCCGTCGCTGGATTGGCTGCGCCATCCGTGTGAGCCGGCGCATCGGGCTCGATGGCGGGCGCAGCAGGCGGCGTGCCGGGCTTGGTCGTCCGCCGCGCGATCGGTGGCGCGAAGCGCGAGCGGCGCGTGCCTTCCAGCACGTCTTGCGGCAGCTCGCCGAACTTCTCCAGCGCCGCTCGCGCCGCGGCGTTCTTCGCCGCGAAGTCGTCGCGCGTCGTGCCCGAGTAGCGGTACTGCTGGGCGAGCGAGAACAGGCTGCGCAGCGCGTGCGCGCCATCATTGAGCCAGCGCTCCAAGGTGCTGCGGTCGATCAGCGCCGTGTGGTGCGCCAGGATGAGTTTGCGCGCCAGGTCGTCGTAGTCAGCCAGCAGGTACACCGCCATGAAGCCGAGCTGTGCATTCACGAACAGCGGCAGCTTCACCGGCTGCACATTCATGTTCTCGCCCAGCGACAGCGCCGGTGGCACGTCGGCCAGGGCCTGGTCGACCTGTTCGCGCAGGGTCTGCAGGCGGGTCTTGGTGTCGGCGAGCTTGTCCTCGATCCGCAACATCCACCAATCCGAGTACGGGTCGTCCTGCTCGGCGCCGCGCTTCATCTTGTTCATGGCGCCGATGAAGCCGTTGAGACCGATGATGCCGGGGCGCCCCTCGGTCGGCGCGCGGCCGTGCCAGATGCGCGAAGCGTGGTGCGTGTGCAGCGTCAGCGACATCGCGCTGCGCAGCGATCCGAGATTCAGTTGCAGGGGTTCTGTGCGTTCGTTGGCCATGGGAGCGACTCGCGGTGAAGGGGCGAGTCGCCAGCATCGGCATCGGCCGGAAGGCTGTCAGTCAACAAACCGCAGCCCATGCGCGCCCGGTTTGTTCCGCACGGAAGGCTGTGTGTGCCGGCT encodes:
- a CDS encoding DNA topoisomerase III, with translation MRVFLCEKPSQGKDIARVLGAGQRGNGCYSGAGVVVTWCIGHLVEAVPPEGYGEQYKRWAIEQLPILPERWRVEPKAATAAQFKVVQQLVAKAGELVIATDADREGEMIAREIIDLCGYRGPIQRLWLSALNDASIRKALGALKPSAETLPLYFSALARSRADWLIGMNLSRLFTLLGRQAGYTGVLSVGRVQTPTLKLVVDRDREIARFVSMPYWAVDVLLSHAGQSFTASWIPPEGSTDAAGRCLQQPVAQQAADRIRAARDAQVVSVDTERVREAPPLPFDLGTLQEVCSKQLGLDVQETLDIAQALYETHKATTYPRSDSGYLPESMLAEVPTVLDGLVKTDPSLRPLIERLDRQQRSRAWNDGKVSAHHGIIPTLEPTNLSAMNEKELAVYRLIRAHYLAQFLPHHEFDRTVAQFSCSSQSLAAVGKQIAVTGWREVLATPGPDDADGEDAQRSQVLPALHAGLSCPVGKVDLKALKTLPPKPYTQGELIKAMKTVAKFVTDPRLKQKLRDTTGIGTEATRANIINGLIGRGYLVKKGRAVRASNAAFTLIDAVPSAIADPGTTAVWEQALDMIEAGQMALDTFIEKQSVWVGQLVQQYRGATLSLKLPPAPACPQCGAPMQQRTGKSGAFWSCSRYPDCKGTLPIESPTGRRSAPRKRRAASKAS
- a CDS encoding single-stranded DNA-binding protein; translation: MSTHFVGEGNIGSAPDYREFPNGNDEPRRLLRLNVYFDNPIPKKDGEYEDRGGFWAPVELWHRDAEHWKTLYQKGMRVLVEGRTVRDEWEDADENERVTFKVEARRVGILPYRIESVALSTKPAGGQ
- a CDS encoding DUF3158 family protein, producing the protein MTASPPIGHSTRFVALEQADFQRLEQAGYLKGLLQPFKGKGSLETWASQCAALRDDVIGLAQRRVLPQARAYPFSLLDVQLAQQATGAGTTFLRWRNLDRSSMGVALWEALLANPATPASLIDELYAIELQRIVLNMQISLIHSIARQALECASKAAQAEAAYLRRVHGHTAAVPPTTKESP
- a CDS encoding PFL_4669 family integrating conjugative element protein; translation: MANERTEPLQLNLGSLRSAMSLTLHTHHASRIWHGRAPTEGRPGIIGLNGFIGAMNKMKRGAEQDDPYSDWWMLRIEDKLADTKTRLQTLREQVDQALADVPPALSLGENMNVQPVKLPLFVNAQLGFMAVYLLADYDDLARKLILAHHTALIDRSTLERWLNDGAHALRSLFSLAQQYRYSGTTRDDFAAKNAAARAALEKFGELPQDVLEGTRRSRFAPPIARRTTKPGTPPAAPAIEPDAPAHTDGAANPATGNEGADA